A window of the Salvelinus fontinalis isolate EN_2023a chromosome 14, ASM2944872v1, whole genome shotgun sequence genome harbors these coding sequences:
- the LOC129810940 gene encoding interleukin-6 receptor subunit beta-like isoform X2 — MEAKEHWFLQGFLVIAMVIAQGPTIKCPSSPLCYKKTESATIYTCEWETPESMKNATYELFYSRSNSPESRTSLGSSRKSCICVQDNTVLNKVLVDIWVVAYMGNWSCQSRNTAVTLSERVKYEAPQRMSMVRSSSNLTLSWDNKKDAIIEVKFRRLEETSGTWTFKKEVKQAMVTLENLQNESVYQLQVRQMSKHVKHPLWSDWTPILDVPTEIPNPPEVNWTVEDFNNGTRLLKLTWGTPPYPVSMQVNYNLSLHIWPCLLKRKNFTNVTNTEISVYVTYSAVSGDIIAFNKVGKSSPTHILVPAKHLTFPSKSWPNDRLIPLNYAHGFMKSCLEWYKSTDGETQPEKVNRSKLNGTVKKKLKHVRKKMDDYVRYYYLVHKQTDGKPQSTEMCLMYKKEGAPSKAPDHFTAPILYVTTNSAMLHWKPIPVPDQRGFLTHYEVCYTRRSQKNESHIESECHNSFASKTEYLVQNLTPGSIYNIHLAGATAAGSGPTTTIQIVTKPLPQSIIGWIIAGIIVLIAILITVCLFIIKRHKKKIFPPIPRPVVVESVNYRAGNQNMYEEEEVHELQLHDNCSQDPNPEEATVLEVSETYECEDTDEKCLGDSSTPVSDLLSPDYKGQVLRLETPDSSQGEIDCMVTMLMYRNGLVFDMKAYSTEDVGIPL; from the exons ATGGAGGCAAAGGAACACTGGTTCTTGCAAGGATTTCTGGTTATTGCTATGGTAATAGCTCAAG GGCCAACTATTAAATGTCCTTCTAGTCCTCTGTGCTACAAGAAAACTGAAAGTGCTACCATCTATACATGTGAATGGGAGACACCTGAGTCTATGAAGAATGCAACCTATGAGCTTTTTTATAG CCGCTCCAATTCCCCTGAAAGTAGAACATCATTGGGCAGTAGTAGGAAGAGCTGTATCTGTGTGCAAGACAATACAGTGCTCAACAAAGTGCTGGTGGATATATGGGTGGTTGCTTACATGGGCAACTGGAGCTGCCAGTCACGCAATACCGCTGTTACACTTTCTGAAAGAG TTAAGTATGAAGCTCCCCAACGTATGTCTATGGTAAGATCCTCGAGCAATCTTACCCTCAGCTGGGATAACAAGAAAG ATGCTATCATAGAGGTCAAGTTCAGAAGACTAGAGGAAACCTCAGGGACATGG ACATTTAAGAAAGAAGTCAAACAAG CCATGGTCACTCTGGAGAATCTCCAGAACGAATCTGTGTACCAACTACAGGTCAGACAAATGTCCAAGCATGTCAAACATCCCCTGTGGAGCGACTGGACTCCAATCCTGGACGTTCCCACTG AAATCCCAAATCCCCCAGAAGTTAACTGGACAGTAGAGGATTTTAACAATGGTACTCGACTACTCAAGCTGACTTGGGGT ACACCACCTTATCCAGTCTCTATGCAGGTGAATTACAACCTCTCTCTCCATATTTGGCCTTGTCTACTAAAGCGAAAGAACTTCACCAATGTCACTAACACTGAGATCAGTGTTTATGTGACTTACTCTGCTGTCAGTGGTGACATTATTGCCTTTAATAAAGTGGGAAAGTCATCCCCGACACATATCCTTGTCCCAGCAAAACATCTTACATTTCCCAGCAAGT CTTGGCCTAATGACAGACTCATCCCACTCAATTATGCGCATGGCTTTATGAAATCCTGCCTGGAGTGGTACAAGTCAACAGACGGAGAAACGCAACCAGAAAAAGTGAATAGATCAAAACTAAATGGAACAGTGAAGAAAAAACTAAAACATGTCAGAAAAA AGATGGACGACTATGTACGTTACTATTACCTCGTTCACAAACAAACTGATGGAAAGCCACAATCAACAGAGATGTGTCTCATGTATAAAAAGGAGGGTG CACCCAGTAAGGCACCTGATCATTTCACTGCTCCTATTCTTTATGTTACAACCAATTCTGCAATGCTGCATTGGAAACCTATTCCTGTGCCAGACCAGCGAGGTTTCCTAACACACTATGAAGTCTGCTACACAAGGAGAAGCCAAAAAAATGAGTCACACATTGAATCTG AGTGTCACAACAGCTTTGCATCAAAAACAGAGTATCTTGTTCAAAACCTGACACCTGGGTCCATCTACAACATCCATCTCGCTGGAGCAACAGCTGCAGGTTCAGGACCAACGACAACTATCCAAATCGTGACAAAGCCTCTACCCCAGTCCATTATTG GTTGGATCATAGCTGGCATAATTGTTTTAATTGCAATATTAATAACAGTATGCTTGTTCATCATCAAGAG ACATAAAAAAAAGATCTTCCCACCAATACCACGTCCTGTGGTCGTAGAGTCGGTGAATTATCGAGCGGGGAATCAG AACatgtatgaggaggaggaggtgcatGAGCTGCAGCTACATGACAACTGCAGCCAAGACCCCAACCCTGAGGAAGCCACTGTCCTGGAGGTGTCTGAGACATACGAGTGTGAAGATACGGACGAGAAGTGCCTGGGAGACTCCAGCACCCCAGTCAGTGACCTGCTGAGCCCTGATTACAAGGGCCAGGTGCTACGTCTAGAAACCCCTGATTCAAGCCAAGGAGAGATTGACTGTATGGTCACCATGTTGATGTACAGGAACGGTCTGGTTTTTGATATGAAAGCATACTCCACCGAGGATGTCGGGATCCCACTTTAG
- the LOC129810940 gene encoding interleukin-6 receptor subunit beta-like isoform X1 has product MEAKEHWFLQGFLVIAMVIAQGPTIKCPSSPLCYKKTESATIYTCEWETPESMKNATYELFYSRSNSPESRTSLGSSRKSCICVQDNTVLNKVLVDIWVVAYMGNWSCQSRNTAVTLSERVKYEAPQRMSMVRSSSNLTLSWDNKKDAIIEVKFRRLEETSGTWKTFKKEVKQAMVTLENLQNESVYQLQVRQMSKHVKHPLWSDWTPILDVPTEIPNPPEVNWTVEDFNNGTRLLKLTWGTPPYPVSMQVNYNLSLHIWPCLLKRKNFTNVTNTEISVYVTYSAVSGDIIAFNKVGKSSPTHILVPAKHLTFPSKSWPNDRLIPLNYAHGFMKSCLEWYKSTDGETQPEKVNRSKLNGTVKKKLKHVRKKMDDYVRYYYLVHKQTDGKPQSTEMCLMYKKEGAPSKAPDHFTAPILYVTTNSAMLHWKPIPVPDQRGFLTHYEVCYTRRSQKNESHIESECHNSFASKTEYLVQNLTPGSIYNIHLAGATAAGSGPTTTIQIVTKPLPQSIIGWIIAGIIVLIAILITVCLFIIKRHKKKIFPPIPRPVVVESVNYRAGNQNMYEEEEVHELQLHDNCSQDPNPEEATVLEVSETYECEDTDEKCLGDSSTPVSDLLSPDYKGQVLRLETPDSSQGEIDCMVTMLMYRNGLVFDMKAYSTEDVGIPL; this is encoded by the exons ATGGAGGCAAAGGAACACTGGTTCTTGCAAGGATTTCTGGTTATTGCTATGGTAATAGCTCAAG GGCCAACTATTAAATGTCCTTCTAGTCCTCTGTGCTACAAGAAAACTGAAAGTGCTACCATCTATACATGTGAATGGGAGACACCTGAGTCTATGAAGAATGCAACCTATGAGCTTTTTTATAG CCGCTCCAATTCCCCTGAAAGTAGAACATCATTGGGCAGTAGTAGGAAGAGCTGTATCTGTGTGCAAGACAATACAGTGCTCAACAAAGTGCTGGTGGATATATGGGTGGTTGCTTACATGGGCAACTGGAGCTGCCAGTCACGCAATACCGCTGTTACACTTTCTGAAAGAG TTAAGTATGAAGCTCCCCAACGTATGTCTATGGTAAGATCCTCGAGCAATCTTACCCTCAGCTGGGATAACAAGAAAG ATGCTATCATAGAGGTCAAGTTCAGAAGACTAGAGGAAACCTCAGGGACATGG AAGACATTTAAGAAAGAAGTCAAACAAG CCATGGTCACTCTGGAGAATCTCCAGAACGAATCTGTGTACCAACTACAGGTCAGACAAATGTCCAAGCATGTCAAACATCCCCTGTGGAGCGACTGGACTCCAATCCTGGACGTTCCCACTG AAATCCCAAATCCCCCAGAAGTTAACTGGACAGTAGAGGATTTTAACAATGGTACTCGACTACTCAAGCTGACTTGGGGT ACACCACCTTATCCAGTCTCTATGCAGGTGAATTACAACCTCTCTCTCCATATTTGGCCTTGTCTACTAAAGCGAAAGAACTTCACCAATGTCACTAACACTGAGATCAGTGTTTATGTGACTTACTCTGCTGTCAGTGGTGACATTATTGCCTTTAATAAAGTGGGAAAGTCATCCCCGACACATATCCTTGTCCCAGCAAAACATCTTACATTTCCCAGCAAGT CTTGGCCTAATGACAGACTCATCCCACTCAATTATGCGCATGGCTTTATGAAATCCTGCCTGGAGTGGTACAAGTCAACAGACGGAGAAACGCAACCAGAAAAAGTGAATAGATCAAAACTAAATGGAACAGTGAAGAAAAAACTAAAACATGTCAGAAAAA AGATGGACGACTATGTACGTTACTATTACCTCGTTCACAAACAAACTGATGGAAAGCCACAATCAACAGAGATGTGTCTCATGTATAAAAAGGAGGGTG CACCCAGTAAGGCACCTGATCATTTCACTGCTCCTATTCTTTATGTTACAACCAATTCTGCAATGCTGCATTGGAAACCTATTCCTGTGCCAGACCAGCGAGGTTTCCTAACACACTATGAAGTCTGCTACACAAGGAGAAGCCAAAAAAATGAGTCACACATTGAATCTG AGTGTCACAACAGCTTTGCATCAAAAACAGAGTATCTTGTTCAAAACCTGACACCTGGGTCCATCTACAACATCCATCTCGCTGGAGCAACAGCTGCAGGTTCAGGACCAACGACAACTATCCAAATCGTGACAAAGCCTCTACCCCAGTCCATTATTG GTTGGATCATAGCTGGCATAATTGTTTTAATTGCAATATTAATAACAGTATGCTTGTTCATCATCAAGAG ACATAAAAAAAAGATCTTCCCACCAATACCACGTCCTGTGGTCGTAGAGTCGGTGAATTATCGAGCGGGGAATCAG AACatgtatgaggaggaggaggtgcatGAGCTGCAGCTACATGACAACTGCAGCCAAGACCCCAACCCTGAGGAAGCCACTGTCCTGGAGGTGTCTGAGACATACGAGTGTGAAGATACGGACGAGAAGTGCCTGGGAGACTCCAGCACCCCAGTCAGTGACCTGCTGAGCCCTGATTACAAGGGCCAGGTGCTACGTCTAGAAACCCCTGATTCAAGCCAAGGAGAGATTGACTGTATGGTCACCATGTTGATGTACAGGAACGGTCTGGTTTTTGATATGAAAGCATACTCCACCGAGGATGTCGGGATCCCACTTTAG